A section of the Borrelia sp. RT5S genome encodes:
- a CDS encoding ImmA/IrrE family metallo-endopeptidase gives MNFNKSSSYIKTPYTYSSYIISKYSILLIPVPIIKITTGEGLKVFEIEFEDKYKNFSAYIKPNKRAIYVNESMPLVNKRFEIAKQLGHYLMHKYKILSSSKVTNKSTVQENIMTMEANIFATNLLIPTTTLKLKVPQYKSIRSPQQIMAKEFQVSENVMHFKLSMLQDIHKFEKEIKNGRIFKANQTNKEKNKECLLQIDKLKESIATDLEKKETSRKEAMKKIFEDLE, from the coding sequence ATGAATTTCAATAAGTCTAGTTCCTACATTAAAACCCCCTATACTTACTCCTCCTATATAATCTCGAAATATTCTATATTGCTCATCCCTGTACCAATAATAAAAATTACAACAGGGGAGGGCCTTAAGGTATTTGAAATAGAGTTTGAGGACAAATATAAAAATTTTTCCGCTTATATTAAACCAAATAAAAGGGCTATATATGTAAACGAATCAATGCCTCTTGTTAATAAAAGATTTGAAATCGCAAAGCAACTCGGCCATTACCTAATGCACAAATACAAAATCCTCAGTTCATCAAAGGTAACAAATAAGTCCACAGTACAAGAAAACATCATGACAATGGAAGCTAATATATTTGCAACAAACTTATTAATCCCAACTACTACCTTAAAGTTAAAGGTCCCTCAATATAAATCAATAAGATCCCCACAGCAAATAATGGCTAAAGAATTTCAGGTATCTGAAAACGTAATGCACTTCAAGTTAAGTATGCTTCAAGATATTCATAAATTCGAAAAAGAGATAAAAAACGGAAGGATATTTAAAGCTAATCAAACGAATAAAGAAAAAAATAAAGAATGCCTGCTACAAATAGACAAACTAAAAGAATCAATAGCAACCGACCTAGAAAAAAAAGAAACGAGCCGAAAGGAAGCTATGAAGAAAATATTTGAAGATCTAGAATAG
- a CDS encoding ankyrin repeat domain-containing protein, translating to MLFILSSNLSYYFSEKQLLEDFKDFKKDFFEIHKINETFLATYLLSFKEPIKMELMSQVKPIYTIFNATFEKYSENTNRASTEIATSYNNYAKAMNTEIKDRIADLEEEILPMYNKYKLPILDGKISDISVDKDGNIIPVIRDLEGQITDILYYDRSYNLIPFKKYQEHEVKFDLIKENNNYFKEVLDIYYLDLNTIKAPITYYKDNIDTIPYYIDLKENKDNFLKSIKIKDEYKQYTERKHRLQELVRNDNLDGFKTFLTQNQNNFSLNTIFSNGTPVFTYAVTSKSKNIIDYVILQDFDINLADSESRTVLHNAVGSEYGIDFIKSLIEKGVDPNTRDSGKKLPSDYAPKDSDLYQYLKSIGG from the coding sequence ATGCTCTTCATACTAAGCTCAAATCTATCCTATTACTTCTCAGAGAAACAATTGTTAGAAGACTTTAAAGATTTTAAGAAAGATTTCTTTGAAATACATAAAATAAACGAAACATTCCTAGCTACATATCTTTTAAGCTTTAAGGAACCAATCAAAATGGAATTAATGTCACAGGTTAAGCCAATATATACGATATTTAATGCTACTTTTGAAAAGTACTCAGAAAATACAAACAGAGCTTCAACCGAGATTGCTACCTCCTATAACAACTATGCTAAAGCAATGAATACAGAGATTAAAGACAGAATAGCAGACTTAGAGGAAGAAATTCTTCCGATGTACAACAAATATAAATTGCCTATCCTAGATGGCAAGATATCAGACATAAGCGTTGACAAGGACGGAAACATCATACCCGTAATTAGAGATTTAGAGGGACAAATAACAGATATACTATATTATGACAGAAGCTATAATTTAATTCCATTTAAAAAGTATCAAGAACACGAAGTTAAATTCGACCTCATTAAAGAAAACAATAATTATTTTAAAGAGGTACTCGACATTTACTACCTTGATTTAAATACTATCAAGGCTCCTATTACTTACTATAAAGACAACATTGATACTATTCCTTACTACATAGATTTGAAAGAAAATAAAGATAATTTCTTAAAAAGCATAAAAATTAAGGATGAATATAAACAATATACTGAAAGAAAACATAGGCTACAAGAATTAGTAAGGAATGATAATTTGGATGGCTTTAAAACTTTTCTAACCCAAAATCAAAATAATTTCTCATTAAATACAATATTCTCTAACGGGACGCCTGTATTTACCTACGCAGTAACCTCAAAATCAAAAAACATAATAGATTATGTAATACTGCAAGATTTCGACATCAACCTAGCGGATTCAGAATCTAGGACTGTTCTTCATAATGCTGTAGGTAGCGAATATGGAATAGATTTTATTAAGTCTCTTATAGAAAAAGGTGTAGATCCTAATACAAGAGATTCTGGTAAAAAACTCCCCTCAGACTACGCCCCTAAGGACAGCGATTTATACCAATACTTAAAAAGTATTGGAGGATAA
- a CDS encoding PTS transporter subunit EIIC → MATSNKFAVLQKIGKAFMLPIAIMPAAGLLLGIGGAFTNETMIQAYGLGNTLGEGTILNIILSVMRDTGGVVFENLPLIFSLGIAIGLANVEKGAAGLAGGIGFLVMHKSISSTLAIQGITAATANPEYLIKTGLTEAQAVAKAFEYTHVLGMHTLQIGVLGGMVSGFIAAYLHNKYYDIKLPQFLAFFGGTRFVPIITTAIMLVVGILLIFIWPPIQGVIAMLGGAVEKSGYFGSFLFGAIERALVPTGLHHIFYMPFWQTPLGGTMEINGELVSGAQKIFFAQLADPNFSGHFEVTKGTRFWVGKWPGHAFGLPGAALAMWWVAKPERKKEMAAFLGSVAFTSFLTGITEPVEFTFLFAAPILFFGFNVFMYGMGFVFMHLLNVGVGVTFADGFIDYFLYGILQGNERTSWINIIYVGIPYFFIYFFVFKWAIVKFDFKTPGREDDGVTATKTSSKEILENLREIATKTIEGLGGSANIKYHSACITKFRVEVYDMNLVKDNAFFKELGAKGVVRQNEGLQIIFGVVSDNVNTEVEKIIKGL, encoded by the coding sequence ATGGCTACTTCGAATAAGTTTGCTGTTTTGCAAAAAATTGGTAAAGCCTTCATGCTTCCCATTGCAATTATGCCAGCTGCTGGGCTTTTGCTAGGGATTGGTGGTGCTTTTACTAATGAAACAATGATTCAGGCTTATGGGCTTGGAAACACTCTGGGAGAGGGCACCATTTTAAATATTATTTTATCGGTAATGAGAGACACTGGTGGTGTTGTATTTGAAAATCTACCTTTAATCTTCTCATTAGGAATTGCAATTGGGCTTGCTAATGTAGAAAAGGGAGCTGCGGGTCTAGCTGGGGGGATTGGATTCCTAGTCATGCACAAATCTATCAGTAGTACTCTTGCTATACAGGGAATCACTGCTGCTACAGCTAATCCTGAATATTTAATAAAAACAGGTTTAACAGAAGCACAAGCTGTTGCTAAAGCATTTGAATACACACATGTACTTGGAATGCATACTCTTCAGATAGGAGTACTTGGGGGTATGGTTTCCGGATTTATTGCTGCTTATCTTCACAATAAGTACTATGATATTAAACTTCCTCAATTCTTAGCATTCTTTGGAGGAACAAGATTCGTTCCTATAATTACAACTGCAATAATGCTAGTTGTTGGTATATTGTTAATATTCATTTGGCCTCCTATCCAAGGTGTGATTGCTATGCTCGGTGGAGCTGTAGAAAAGTCTGGGTATTTCGGTTCATTTCTATTTGGAGCAATTGAGAGAGCGTTAGTTCCAACTGGTCTGCATCACATATTCTACATGCCATTCTGGCAAACACCTCTTGGTGGGACAATGGAAATTAACGGAGAACTCGTGTCGGGGGCACAAAAAATATTCTTCGCACAACTTGCCGATCCTAATTTTTCAGGACACTTTGAAGTAACTAAGGGAACAAGATTTTGGGTTGGTAAATGGCCAGGACATGCATTTGGACTACCTGGAGCTGCTCTTGCTATGTGGTGGGTAGCAAAACCTGAGAGAAAAAAAGAAATGGCAGCCTTTCTTGGTTCCGTTGCATTCACATCATTCCTAACAGGAATAACAGAACCTGTTGAATTTACATTCCTATTCGCAGCTCCCATCCTGTTTTTCGGATTTAATGTTTTCATGTACGGAATGGGATTCGTATTCATGCATCTACTAAATGTTGGTGTTGGGGTGACATTCGCAGACGGCTTTATTGATTATTTCCTTTATGGAATACTTCAAGGAAATGAACGAACAAGTTGGATAAACATAATATATGTTGGAATACCTTACTTCTTCATATACTTCTTTGTCTTTAAGTGGGCCATAGTCAAATTTGACTTTAAAACCCCAGGAAGAGAGGATGACGGAGTTACTGCTACAAAAACAAGCTCAAAAGAGATACTTGAAAACCTAAGAGAGATTGCAACAAAAACTATTGAGGGTCTTGGTGGCAGTGCTAATATTAAATACCACAGTGCATGTATTACAAAGTTCAGAGTTGAAGTTTATGATATGAATCTTGTTAAAGATAATGCCTTCTTTAAAGAACTTGGTGCTAAAGGGGTTGTTAGACAAAATGAAGGATTACAAATCATATTTGGTGTCGTATCAGACAATGTTAATACAGAAGTAGAAAAAATTATTAAAGGATTATAA
- a CDS encoding PTS transporter subunit EIIC: MSTSSGSIFTTLQKVGKAFMLPIALLPAAGILLGIGGAFTNDTMIQAYGLEGILGHGTVTSSILHLMKYTGEVIFANLPLMFAAAIPIGLAKVEKGTAALAGVVGFLVMHQTINGVLFIQGITPSTVSVAALQALGMPEVEAISKSQEYTHVLGIFSLQMSVMGGMVAGFIAVFLHNRFYNIQLPAFLAFFGGSRFVPIITTAVMFVAGTILTFTWPFIQGIMSSFGGVVEKSGLFGSFAYGAIKRSLIPFGLHHIFYMPFWQTSVGGTLEINGELVSGAQNIFFKQLADPNTTHFEVARGTRFFSGEFIVMIFGLPGAALAMYHTARNENKKSVASLLLSASFTSMLTGITEPIEFAFLFAAPALYYFVYVPLFGLSHLLAHLFNIGVGLTFSGGFIDMFLFGILQGNSKTTWIMIPVLGTFYFIGFYFLFKFVILRFNLKTPGREDADEDVAKVSSSQKTGLADTARKVLEGLGGKSNITYIDACASRLRVNVNKIELVQPNAYFKALGASGMLKKGNAIQIIFGGLSDNIRMEIDKITQN, translated from the coding sequence ATGTCAACATCGTCAGGATCTATTTTCACAACATTACAAAAAGTTGGAAAAGCTTTCATGCTACCAATAGCTCTTCTGCCGGCAGCTGGAATTTTGTTAGGAATTGGTGGTGCTTTCACCAATGACACAATGATTCAGGCTTATGGACTTGAAGGAATACTTGGACATGGAACTGTAACAAGTTCAATATTACATTTAATGAAATATACGGGAGAAGTAATTTTTGCTAACTTGCCTTTAATGTTTGCAGCAGCAATTCCAATAGGACTTGCCAAGGTTGAGAAGGGAACAGCTGCACTTGCTGGGGTTGTGGGATTCCTAGTTATGCATCAAACAATAAATGGAGTCCTATTTATTCAAGGAATCACTCCTTCAACTGTAAGTGTAGCAGCACTTCAAGCTCTTGGAATGCCAGAAGTAGAAGCTATTTCTAAAAGCCAAGAATACACACATGTACTTGGTATCTTTTCTCTTCAAATGAGCGTAATGGGAGGAATGGTAGCAGGATTTATTGCAGTATTCCTACATAACAGGTTCTACAATATCCAATTACCCGCATTCCTAGCGTTCTTTGGAGGATCAAGATTTGTTCCGATTATAACCACAGCAGTAATGTTTGTGGCAGGAACAATTTTGACATTCACTTGGCCATTTATACAAGGAATCATGTCTTCATTCGGAGGGGTTGTAGAAAAATCTGGGCTCTTTGGCTCATTCGCATATGGGGCTATAAAGAGATCATTGATTCCATTTGGACTTCACCACATATTCTATATGCCATTCTGGCAAACATCTGTTGGTGGGACCCTAGAAATTAATGGAGAACTCGTATCAGGAGCACAAAATATATTCTTTAAACAACTTGCCGATCCTAATACTACTCACTTTGAGGTTGCCAGAGGTACAAGATTCTTCAGTGGTGAATTCATAGTAATGATTTTTGGACTACCTGGTGCTGCTCTTGCTATGTATCATACAGCAAGAAATGAGAATAAGAAGAGTGTAGCTTCACTATTATTATCTGCTAGCTTTACATCAATGTTAACAGGAATAACAGAGCCTATTGAATTTGCATTCCTATTCGCAGCTCCTGCTCTTTATTACTTTGTCTACGTTCCCTTATTCGGACTGTCCCATCTGCTGGCACACCTTTTCAATATTGGGGTTGGACTAACATTCTCTGGAGGATTTATTGATATGTTCCTCTTTGGAATACTTCAAGGAAACAGCAAAACAACCTGGATAATGATTCCTGTCCTTGGTACATTCTACTTCATAGGATTCTACTTCCTCTTTAAGTTTGTAATTCTAAGATTTAATCTTAAAACTCCAGGAAGAGAGGATGCGGACGAGGATGTTGCTAAGGTAAGTAGCTCCCAAAAAACGGGACTAGCAGACACAGCTAGGAAGGTACTAGAAGGCCTTGGGGGTAAGAGCAACATTACATACATTGACGCTTGTGCTTCAAGATTAAGAGTAAATGTAAATAAAATAGAATTAGTGCAACCTAATGCTTATTTTAAAGCTCTTGGAGCGAGTGGAATGTTGAAAAAAGGTAATGCTATTCAAATTATATTTGGAGGCCTATCTGACAACATAAGAATGGAAATAGATAAAATCACGCAAAATTAG
- a CDS encoding acylphosphatase → MCKYQYFFSGKVQGVGFRFFAEQIAVKMGIKGFVKNLEDGRVELVAFFDNKTQIGPFEESLKKGNGYLKIERMEKKALNDDYPFSFKNFRTYY, encoded by the coding sequence ATGTGTAAATATCAATATTTTTTCTCTGGGAAAGTACAGGGAGTAGGTTTTAGGTTTTTTGCAGAACAAATTGCAGTTAAAATGGGAATAAAAGGATTTGTAAAAAATTTAGAAGATGGCAGAGTAGAATTAGTAGCCTTTTTTGACAACAAAACACAAATAGGACCCTTTGAGGAGAGCCTTAAGAAAGGCAACGGCTATTTAAAAATTGAAAGAATGGAAAAAAAAGCCCTGAATGACGATTATCCGTTCTCTTTCAAAAATTTCAGGACCTACTACTAA